The Amycolatopsis coloradensis sequence CCACCATCGACAAGGTCTGACCGCGTGCCCAAACGCGCCCGCCTGGACGCGGAGCTCGTCCGGCGGGGACTCGCCCGTTCCCGGGAGCAGGCGTCGGCGCTGATCGCCGAAGGCAAGGTCACCGTGCGCGGCATGGTGGCCACCAAACCCGCGACCGGGGTCGAGTCCGGCGCGCCGATCGTGGTGCGCGACGGCGACGACCCCGGCTGGGCCTCGCGCGGCGCGCACAAGTTGCTCGGCGCGCTCGAAGCCTTCACCCCGCAAGGTCTTTCCACCGAGGGAAAACGCTGTCTCGACGCGGGCGCCTCGACCGGTGGCTTCACCGATGTCCTGCTGCGCAACGGCGCCGCCACGGTGATCGCCGCCGACGTCGGCCGCGGCCTGCTGGACTGGCGCCTGCGCACCGACGACCGCGTCGTGGTCCTGGACAAGACGAACGTGCGCAACCTGACCCCGGAAGACCTCGGAGGGCAGGTCGACCTCGTGGTCGGGGATCTCTCGTTCATCTCGCTCAAACTCGTGCTGCCCGCGCTGGCCGCCTGCGCGCGGGACGGCGCGGATCTGGTGCCGATGGTGAAACCGCAGTTCGAGGTGGGCAAGGACCGGCTCGGCAGCGGCGGCGTCGTCCGGGACCCGGACCTGCGCGCCGAATCGGTGCTCGGTGTGCTCGCCGAGGCCGAAAAACTGGATCTGAGCCTGCGCGGCGTCGTGGCGAGCCCGCTTCCCGGGCCGTCGGGGAACGTCGAATACTTCGTCTGGCTTACCCGTGGGGCGGGGGAGACCGACGGCACCGACGCCGAGCGGTTCGTCCGGACCGCAGTCCTGGAGGGACCCCAATGAGCGATCGCGAGGTGCTGCTAGTCGTGCACCCGGACCGGGACGCGACCCGGGACGCGGCACGCGAGGTTTCGGCCCGTTTCGCCAAGGCGGGTGTGCGGCTCCGGGTACTCGACGAAGACGTCCGGGAGATGCTGGAAGCCGACGGCGGGATCGGCGCGCCCTGCACGGTCATGGCGCCGGAGCAGGACCCGGCCGCCGGCACCGAGCTGGTGTTCGTGCTCGGCGGCGACGGCACCCTGCTGCGGGCAGCGGAACTGGCGAGGCCGAACGGCGTTCCGGTCCTCGGCGTGAACCTCGGCCGGGTCGGCTTCCTGGCGGAGGCCGATTCGGACAAGCTCGCCGACACCGTCCAGCGTGCCGTCGACGGCGACTATCAGGTCGAAGAGCGGATGACCGTCGATGTCGTCGTGACCGTCGACGGTGAGGAGACCGTCAACACCTGGGCGCTCAACGAGGCCAGCGTCGAGAAGAGCTCACGTGAGCGCGTGCTGGACGCCCTCATCGAGGTCGACGGAAGGCCCGTGTCGTCCTTCGGCTGCGACGGCGTCCTGTGCGCCACCCCGACCGGCTCGACGGCGTACGCGTTCTCCGCGGGCGGGCCGATCATCTGGCCGGACGTCCAGGCCCTGCTGGTGGTCCCGAGCAACGCGCACGCGATGTTCTCCCGGCCGCTGGTCGTCTCGCGGGACTCGGAGATCACCGTCGCCATCGATCCGGACGGTTCGCCCGCCGTCCTGACCTGCGACGGATCGCGGACCTTCGATCTTCCCGCCGGTGCGGCCGTGCGGGTCACCTGCGGCCGGGTGCCGGTGCGCCTGGTCCGGTTGTGGGAAGGCCCGTTCACCGACCGGCTGGTGCACAAGTTCTCGTTGCCGATCAAGGGCTGGCGGGAGCGGCACGCTCGCTGACGGATGTCAGGAAAGGGTCGTTCAGGACGTTTTTTGTCTTGAACGACCCTTTCCTGACGTGCCGGGTGCGGGAATGGTCGGGGTGGGCCGCTACGGTGGGCGTCGTGCTGGCCGAGATGCGCATCCAGGGCCTCGGAGTCATCGAGGACGCCCTGCTGGAACTGCACGCGGGCTTCACCGTCGTCACCGGTGAGACGGGTGCGGGCAAGACCATGGTCGTCAGCGGGTTGCACCTGCTCTCCGGCGGCCGAGCCGAAGTGTCCAAGGTGCGGACGGGAATGCTGAAGGCCTTCGTGGAAGGCCGCTTCGAGCTGGGCGGTGCCGAGGGCGCCACCCGGATCGTCACCGACGCCGGGGCGGAGGTCGACGAGGACGGCAGTGTCATCGCGCTGCGCGCGGTCTCGGTCGACGGCCGGTCCCGTGCCCACCTCGGCGGCCGTTCGGTGCCGGTCGGGGTACTGGCCGATCTGTCCGAGCAGCTGATCGCCGTCCACGGGCAGAACGATCAGCTGCGGCTGCTCCGGCCCGCCGAGCAGCGCGCGGTGATCGACCGGTTCGCCGGTGAGGCCGTCACCGAACCGCTCGAGCGGTATCGCGCCGTCCGGGACGAGTGGCTCGCCGTCGTCGCCGAACTGACCGAGCGTTCCACCCGCTCCCGCGAGATGGCGCAGCAGGCCGACCTGTTGCGCCACGGCCTCGCCGAGATCGACGCCGTCGCGCCGGAACCGGGCGAGGACACGGAACTCACCGAGCAGATCAAGCGGCTCGCCGCGGTCGACGAACTGAGGGCGGCGGCCAGCGCGGCGCACGCCGCCGTCGCCGGTTCGGCGGACGGGGATCCGGACGCGCCCGGCGCCCTGGGGCTGATCGGGGAGGCGAGCCGCCATCTGACCGGTTCCGAAGACGCCGTGCTGCGTGAACTCGGGCCCCGGTTGGACGAGGCGTCGGTGCTGCTGTCCGAAGTGGGCGCCGAGCTGGGCAGCTACCTCGAAACGCTCGACGCCGACCCGGCATTGCTGGAGAAGGTGCTCGCGCGCCAGGCGGACCTGAAGCGGCTCACGCGCAAATACGCGGCAGACGTGGACGGCGTGCTCGCCTGGGCCGACGACGCCCGCCGCCGGATGTCCACGATGGACACCTCCGAAGAGGCGTTGGCCGAGCTGGCCAAGCGCCGCGACGAACTCGCCGTCACGCTGGCGGAACACGCGCTCACGCTGTCGGAGGCGCGGGTCGAGGCCGCCGCCGAACTCGCCGAGGCGATCACCGCCGAGATGTCCGGGCTCGCCATGGGGCATGCCGAGATCGAGATCACCGTCGAGCGGCGCACCGTGGACGAGAGTGACGCCCACGCGGTGAAGGTCGACGGCAGGCTCGTGCACGCCGGGCCCGACGGCGTCGACGATGTCGAGCTGCTACTGAGGGCGCACAACGGCGCGCCGCCGCTTCCGGTGCACAAGGCCGCTTCCGGTGGTGAGCTTTCCCGCGTGATGCTGGCGATCGAGGTCGTCCTCGCGCACGCGGACACCGTGCAGACACTGGTGTTCGACGAGGTCGACGCCGGGGTCGGCGGCCGGGCCGCGGTCGAGATCGGCAGGCGGCTCGCGCGGCTGGCGCGCAGTCACCAGGTCCTGGTGGTCACGCATCTGCCGCAGGTGGCCGCGTTCGCCGATCAGCATCTGGTGGTGGACAAGGGCACCAGCGGCGGCGTGACCCGCAGCGGCGTGCGCGTGCTCGAACAGTCGGAGCGTGTCGTCGAGCTCGCCCGCATGCTCGCCGGAATGGAAAGCACCGAGACCGGCCGGGCGCACGCGGAGGAGTTGCTCGCCGTCGCCGAGGCCGACAAGAGCGCGCCCGACAAGCCCAAAGCCCGTCGCGGCGGAAAGCGAAAGAAGGCGAAGTAGCCTCTGCCTGAGCGAGTCCGTGAAGGCCTCCTTCCCTACCTTCAGGGTGGGGAANCGTCCGATCGAACAGCCGCGCCATCGCCTGCCGGGTGTAAGCGCTCATGCCCAGGACGATGGCCCCGCGAAAACGGTGTTGTCAAACGGATGCTCAGGATTTATCAGTCTCGTGAGTGGTAAGGACGGTTCTAACCGTCCTTACCACTCACGAGACCTGACCGGCTTCTCACGTGACGGACCGGACGACGCGCGTGATCCGGTGGACGACACGCGTGACTGGATGGACGACACGCCCGTGGCCGGGCTCCGCCGCGAGTCGTCCATCCAAACACACGAGTCGTCCATCCAAACACGCGTGTCGTCCGCCCAGTCACGCGAAACCGCCATCCGCGCACGGGCAGTACGTACCTGAGACACGGTACCCACTCACGAAAAGGCACGGGAGACCTGCGAAAGCACGATGAGCCCGCAGAAGACCAGGTTCTTGTACTTGTGGTCCACCAGGATGGCCACGAATTCGCGAAGGGTGGCGCTCGGCCAGAAGTACCAGGCCGTCGGCGATCCGATGACCTGACCGTTCACCTTGGCGCGGCGGGCGATGAGGGCGGCGCGGAGCACGTGGAAGTTGTTCGTGACCACCGTGCACCGGTAGTCCGCCTTCCGCTGCTTCATGATCTCGGCGCTGAAGGTGAGGTTCTCGAAGGTCGTCCGCGAGCGGTCTTCGAGGAGGATCCGCTCCCTCGGCAGCCCGTTTTCGACCAGGTAGCCCGCCATGGCATGGGACTCCGGCAGGTCCTCGTCGGGTCCTTGCCCGCCCGAGGTGACCACCATCGGCTCCCGGCCGCGCCGGGCTTCGGCGTCGATGACGCGTTTGGCCCGGTTCAGGCGGCCCGCCAGCAGCGGCGGCACCCGGTGCCCGTCCAGCAGGCCCGAACCCAGCACCACGACGAAGTCCACGCCCTTTTCGGTGCGGATGCGGCCGTAGACGATCGAGTACAGGAGGAAGCAGACGAAGAGAAACGAGAAGTAGACGACGATTCCGTTCAGGATGCCCCGGACGATGTCGAGCGGCTCCCAGGCGAGTTGCGTGACCGTCGCGTTGAAGACGATCAGTGCGCAGATGCCGAGCCCCGTCAGCAGCGAAAGGACGTTGGCCAGCCGCCGTCCCTCGCGGCGGAGCATGGTGATCCCGTTGCAGATCAGGAAGACCGTCAGCGCCAGAACCGTCGGGATGATCATCAGGATCACGCCGACCGCGACGAACCCCGCCGCCTCGGGCGACACCGAGGCGAGCAGCGCGATGAAGGTCACGCCGAGGAACAGCAGCGCGAAGAAGAGGTAAAAGCCGTTCCGCAGCCGGCGTCGGTCGCGCAGGAAGCTCACGAGGAACGCCGCGCAGCACAAGGCCGCGATGGCGAAGGGGATTGCAGCGGCCTTCACGAGAACTCCAGCCTGGGGACGATGCGGGCACTCGAGTGTCGGCACGCGGTGCGGCGGCATTCAAACACACGGCTGAACCGCTGGGCGCATCTCCCGCGGGTGTGTCGCCTTTCCTGGCCCGAGTGTGTCACCGGGCGCGTTGCACAGGCCGCTCGTCCCACACCGGTTCCGCGGTTTCGCGTACGTGTCCGTCCGAGCCGAACACGAGGTACCGATCAAAGGAGCGCGCGAACCACCGGTCGTGCGTCACCGCGATCGCGGTGCCTTCGTAGGCTTCCAACGCCTGCTGCAGCGCTTCCGCCGAGGCGAGGTCGAGGTTGTCGGTCGAGACCGGCAAGGTGCCCGGCCTCGACCAGGCGATGAAGGCGAACCAGGCGTGCGAGCCGGTCGCCTAGATCACACGGGTTCGAGCGAAGAACTGTTCGGTACCGGCGTGCCGGGCAAAGCCCGATGGGGAATCATCGCGCTCGCCCGGGAACTGTTCCCGGGCGGGTGGGTGTTCCCGGCGCCGTCCGGCGCCGGGAACGCGTTCGCAGATGACGCCCGGTGATCGACGCGGAGTCCTCGGCCAGTGCCGACGGCGTGCCCTCGAACACCACTGTCCCGCCGTCGGCTCCCGCGCCCGGCCCGATGTCGATGACGTGGTCGGCGTGCGCGATCACCCGTTGGTCGTGTTCGATCAGGACGAGTGTCGCGCCGCCGTCGACGAGTTCGTCGCAGAGGGCGAGCAACCGGTCGACGTCGCTGCCGTGCAGTCCGGCGGTGGGTTCGTCGAGCACCAGGCGCAGTTCTTCCGCGGGGCCGGCGTCGGCGAGATGGCGGGCGAGCAGCAGCCGTTGCCGTTCGCCGCCGGACAAGGTGTCGAGGCTCTGTCCGATGGTCAGGTAGCCGAGCCCGACCCGGTCCAGCCAGCGCAACCGCCTGCCGATGGCGGACCGCTCGCCGAACAGGGCGGCGGCGTCCGTCGGGTTCATCGCCAGGACGTCGGCGATGGTCCGGCCGTTCAAGCGCGCGGCGAGCGCGTCCGGGTTGAACCGGGTGCCGCCGCAGGCGTCACAGCCGGTCTGGACGTCGTCGAGGAAGGCCAGATCGGTGATGATGACGCCCTTCCCCTTGCAGACCGGGCACGCGCCGCGGCCGTTGGCGCTGAACCACGACGGATGTTTCCCGGTGGCCTTCCCGAAAGTTTCGCGAATGGGCTCGGCGACGCCCAGCACCGTGGCGGGTGTGGACCGGATGCCACCGCGCAGCGGGGCCTGGTCGACGACGACGAAATCGGGATGCTGCCGGGGAAGTTCACCCGTGATCAGGCTGCTCTTGCCGGAACCGGCGACACCCGAGACGACGGTCAGGACGCCGAGCGGCACGTCGACGGTGACGTCACGCAGGTTGTGGCTGCGGGCGCCGGAGATCGTCACGGCGCCGCGCGCGGTGCGCGTCCGCTGCCGGAAGTGAAGCGGGGTACCGAGAATCCGCCCGGTCTCGGTGCCCGCCGCGATGAGTTCGCCGGGACTGCCTTCGAACTGGATCCGCCCTCCGCCGTCACCACCGCCGGGCCCGAGGTCGATGACGTGATCCGCGGCCGCGATGACCGCGGGATGGTGCTCGACCACGAGGATCGTGTTGTGCGCGTCGCGGAGCTTGGCCAGCAGTTCGAGGAGACGGTGCACGTCGTGCGGGTGCAGGCCGGTACTGGGCTCGTCGAACACGTAACAGACGTCGCTGAGCGCGCTGCCGAGATGGCGGACGATCTTGACGCGCTGGGCCTCGCCGCCGGACAGCGTCCTCGACTCGCGGGACAGGCTCAGGTAGCCGAGACCGACCGAGTCCAGGGCGTCGAGGCGTTCCCGGATCGCCCGCAGCAGCGGCGCCACCGACGGAACGCACACTTTCGCGACGACGTCCCGCAATTCGCCGACCGGCAGCGCCGACCAGTCCGCGATGGACCGTCCGTCGATCAGGCTGCCGCGCGCCGCCTCGGACAGGCGGGTTCCCGCGCACTCCGGGCAGACGCCGCGGATGACGACTCCGGCGAGCCCTTCCTGTTCCTCGGCGGTGAGTCGTGAGGGAGTCTTGCGCAGGTACGTGTCGCGCAACCGCGGGACGATACCGTCGAAGAGGCCGTGCTTGGGGTAGTCGGAGCCGGGGGAGTCGAGGGGGAGTCCTTCGGCGTGCAGCAGCGTTTCGACCTTCGCCGACGGCAATCGTTCCAACGGGACATCGGGGTCGACGAGTCCGGAGTGGACGAGCCGTTTCCACCGGTAGGTCCCCGGGGCGAACGTCGGGAAACGCACGGCGCCGTCGCGCAGGCTCAGCGAGCGGTCGAGCAGCCGGTCGAGATCGATTTCGTCGACCACGCCGAGCCCTTCGCAGCGCGGGCACATCCCGGCCGGATCGTTGAACGAGTAGGCGGGCGAGAATCCGGCGTTCGGTTCGCCGACGCGGGAGAAGAGCAGACGCAGCAGTGGCGCGATGTCGCTCGCCGTGCCGACGGTGGACCGCGCGTTGCCGGTGAACCGCCGCTGATCGACGATCGTGGTGAAGACCAGCCCGTCGATCCGGTCGACGTCGGCGGGCGGATGCTGGGGCAGCCGGTTCCGCACGAAGGCGGGATAGCTCCCGGTGACCAGGCGTTCGGCTTCGGCCGCGATCGTGTCGAAGGCCAGCGACGACTTCCCGGACCCGGATACGCCGGTGAACACCGTCAGCCGGTGTTTCGGCACCCGCACCGAAACGTCGCGGAGGTTGTGCGTCCGGGCACCTTCCACCGTGATCCACCGGCCCCGGTCTGCTTGAACTTTCGCCATGAACCGAGGCTACGATGAGATGTGGCCGGTTTTCGGCCACAATTACGGGAGGCGTCGTGACGGCACCACGGGAACGGATGCTGCGGCTGTTGTCGCTCCTGCAGTCCGGCCGGGCGTGGCCCGCCGCCGAACTCGCGACGGCCATGGAAGTCCCGCCGCGCACGCTTCGCCGGGACATCGACCACATTCGCGGTCTGGGCTATCCCGTGGAGAGCAGCCGCGGCCCCGGCGGCAACTACCGGCTCGTCGCGGGAAGCGCGCTGCCGCCGCTCATGCTGGAACACGACGAGGCGATCGCCACCGTGCTCGGGCTGCGGCTCGCCGCGGCGGGCGGCACCGGCATCGACCTGACCGCCGAATCGGCAGACCGCGCCGCCGCGAAACTCCGGCGTGTCCTGCCGGCGGCGCTGCGCAGGCGGACCGACGAAATGCTCGCAGCGGTCGAGTTCGGGAGCGGTGAACAGCCGCGGGTCACCCAAGACGTCCTGAACGTCCTCGCCGCGGCGATCGCGGCTCGTCGATGCCTCGAATTCGCGTACACGGCGAAGGACGGCCCGTCGTCACGGACGGTCGAGCCGATGCGCCTCGTCCAGCTCGGCAGAAGGTGGTACCTGTACGCGTGGGACCTCGGCAGGCGGGATTGGCGGAGCTTCCGGCTCGACCGGATCGCCGGGCCGAGGACGACGGACGTGGCGTTCGAGCCGCGTGAGCTCCCGGTCGACGACGTCGCGGCCCACCTTCAGGAACGCTTTCACAGCCCGAAATCGCTCCGGATCACGCTGACCCTGGACGTCGGCGCGGAGGAGGCCGCCGCCCGTCTGCATCGGATCGACGGGAGTTTCGAAGCCCTGGGCGACGACAGGTGCCGGTATGTCGCCCATGTCGACTCCTTCGAGTGGCTGGCCGTCGTCCTCTTGCTCACCGACATCGGGTTCACGGTGGAAGAACCGGCGGAATTCGGCGAGTACCTCGCGCGAACGGGGGACCGGTTGATGCGGGGGAGCAAGAAGCCCGGCCCACGGGACTGACCGGCGCCGTGGCTTTGGCGCGACTCGCGTGATCAGAGGGCGAACACGCCGGGGCCGTGTCTTCCGGCTGGAATCACGGGTGTTCCGGGTGGGGCCACTGCTGCCCCCGCGTCCAGGAGTCCAGCACCATCAGCGTCTTCGTGCCCGTCACCTGGTGGTGTCGCCGGATCTCGTCGATGGTCTGCTGCAGATGGCCCATGTCCCGCACCCGCAGCCAGACGAGCGCGTCGGGGTCGCCGGCGATGGTGAACACCGCCTGGGCCTCGGGCATCCGGGTGGTGGTGCGGACGATCTCGCCGACCTTGGTGGTCCCGGTGAACCGCAGCTCGGTGAACGCCTCGATGGCCCAGCCGAGTTTGGCGTGGTCGATCTGGACGGTGTAGCCGACGATGACGCCATTCTCCTGCATACGGTCGATGCGGCGTTTGACGGCCGCCGTCGACAGCGTGACGCGGGCCCCGATGTCGCCCAGCGTGCGCCGGGCGTCCTCCCGCAACAGTTCGAGGATCTCGCGATCGGTCTCGTCGATGAGCTGGTCCGCCATGAGCAAGGATGGTACGCAGACGCAACAGATATCGGCCACCGCGGAAGATGGGCCGGATTTTTTGCGTGCCGAGTGCCAATAGACTGCCGCCTGTTGCGACGGCCCGCGAGGTCGGGTCTCCTGTCGTGACGTCGCGCGGGGGTGCCGAAGGAGGCAGGTCTGGTGGAGCAGTTCACGTTGGAGGACCGGTATCTGCGGGAGGACGGCACCGTCTATCTCAGCGGCGTCCAGGCCCTGGTCCGGATGCTGTTCGACCGGGTGCGGCACGACCGCGCCGCCGGGGCCTCGCCCGCCGTGTTCGTCTCCGGCTACGAGGGATCCCCGCTGGCCGGATACGACCTCGAGCTCGGCCGCCGCTCCGTCCTGCTCGAGAAGCACGATGTCGTGCACCGCCCCGGCTTGAACGAGGAGCTCGCCGCGACGGCGGTCATGGGCAGTCAGCTCACCGCGTCGGTCGGCTCGTCACGCGGCGGGGTCACCGGGTTCTGGTACGGCAAGGCACCCGGTCTGGACCGGGCGACCGACGCACTGCGGCACGCCAATCTCGCGGGGACCGACCCGGCCGGTGGTGCGGTGGCGCTGGTCGGCGACGACCCGAACGCCAAATCCTCCTCGGTGCCGTGCGCCTCCGAGCTCGCGCTGGCCGACCTGGCGATGCCGGTGTTCTTCCCGTCCGATTCCCAGGACGTGCTGGACTTCGGCCTGCACGCGGTCGAGCTGTCCAGGGCGAGTGGTCTGTGGTCGTCGATGAAACTCGTGGCGAACGTGGCCGACGCCGCGAGCACCGCCCACGTCCGCCCCCGGTGGACCGCGCCGGAGCTTGCAATGCCCGCGTACCGGCACAAGCCCAGCTCCCGGCTGCTCGGCACCACGTTGATGGCGCTCGAACGCAGCCTGTACACCGAACGTCTGCCGCTGGCCGTCGAATACGTGCGCGCGAGCGGGGTCAACCGGATCGTCCAGGAAGGACCCGCGGACCGGATCGGCATCGTGACCGCCGGGAAGTCCTATTTGGACCTCATGCAAGCACTGCGGCTGCTCGGCCTGGACGCCGACGCGTTGTCCCGGCACGGGATCCGGATTCTCAAACTCGGCGTCATCCACCCGTTGGAACCGTCGATCGTCCGCCGGTTCGCCGACGGCCTGAGCGAGATCGTCGTGGTGGAGGAGAAGCGTTCCTTCGTGGAGTCGGCGATCAAGGAGGTGCTGTACGGCACCGCCAGCGCGCCCGCCGTGTACGGCAAGACCGGCCCGGGCGGCCGCACCCTGTGCACCGAACTCGGTGAACTCGACCCGGACGCCATCGCCAGGGTGCTGGCCGCCCGGCTGAGCGACCACCACGAGATCCCGTCGGTGACCGCGTGGCGGCAGCGGCGGCGCCGTGAGCGCATCTCGGTGCCGTTGCTGACCAGGACGCCGTACTTCTGCTCCGGCTGCCCGCACAACTCGTCGACCAAGGTGCCCGAGGGAACCGTGGTGGGCGGCGGGATCGGCTGCCACGCCATGGCGTTGTTCATGGAACCGGAACAGGTCGGGGACGTGGTCGGGCTGACCCAGATGGGCGGCGAGGGCGCGCAGTGGCTCGGGATGGAGCCGTTCGTCGACGCCTCGCATTTCGTGCAGAACATCGGCGACGGCACGTTCACCCATTCCGGCAGCCTCGCCGTCCGGGCGGCGGTGGCCGCCGGGGTGAACATCACCTACAAGATCCTCTACAACGCCACCGTCGCGATGACCGGCGGTCAGGACGCTGTCGGCGGGCTCTCGGTGGACCGGCTGGCGTCGCTGCTGCTGGTCGAAGGCGTCGCGAAGGTGGTCATCACCAGCGACGAACCGAAGCGGCTCCGCGGCCTGCGCCTGCCCGACGGCGTCGAGGTCCGGCACCGCGACGAAGTGCTGAGCACGCAAGAGGAACTGGCCCGCGTTCCCGGGGTCACGGTGCTCATCCACGACCAGGAATGCGCCGCCGAGAAGCGCCGCAAACGCCGTCGCGGCAAACTGGACACCCCCGCCGCCAAGGTCGTGATCAACGAGCGGGTGTGCGAAGGATGCGGCGACTGCGGCGAGAAGTCGAACTGCCTGTCGGTGCAGCCGGTCAGCACCGAGTTCGGCCGCAAGACCGCGATCCACCAGTCGTCGTGCAACGTGGACTACTCGTGCCTGGCGGGGGACTGCCCGTCGTTCATGACGGTGGTGCCCACAGGGCGCAAACACCGGGCGCGGCTCGCGGAGATCACGGCGGCCGAACTGCCTGAGCCCGAGACCTCCGGCACCGACTTCACCGTGCGGATCACCGGCGTCGGCGGGACCGGCGTGGTCACCGTCGCGCAGATCCTCGCCACGGCCGCCGTGATCGAGGGCAAGCAGGTCCGGACACTGGACCAGACCGGGCTCGCGCAGAAGGGTGGCGCCGTCGTCTCGGATCTGAAGATCACCGCAGAGCCGGCGCCGCTGGCCCCGAAACTCGCGACCGGGGAATGCGATCTCTACCTGGCCTGTGACGTCCTCGTCGGCGCGGACCCCGCGAATCTGACGGTGACCGATCCCGCCCGGACCATCGCGGTGGTCTCCACGACCGAGGTGCCGACCGGCCGGATGGTCGTCGACACCACCGTTTCGTTCCCCGACGCGGCGGCGGTGCGGGGCGCGATCTCGGAGAGTATGGCGCGGACCGTGGCGCTCGACGCGCGGGCGCTGGCGGAAACCCTGTTCGACGACGACCAGTTCGCCAACATCCTCCAGCTCGGCGCGGCTCACCAGACCGGCGCCATCCCGCTGGACGCGGCGAGCGTGGAGCGCGCGATCGAACTCAACGGGGTCGCGGTCGCGGGCAACCTTCAGGCGTTCCGGCGCGGCAGGCAGCTCGTCGCCGATCCTGACGGACTGCATGCCGCGATCGCCCCGCCCACCGTCGCCGCGACCCCCGCCCCGTCGGCCGCCATGCTGCGCGCCCGCGCGCTCGTCCACGCCGAGCCGGGCTCGGAACTCGCGCGGCTGCTGGACATCCGCGTGCCCGAACTCGTCCGGTACCAGGATGTTCGGTACGCGCGGGAGTACGCCGAGTTCGTCGAGCGCGTCCGGGTCCTGGAAGGGGACTCGACCGCCGTCACCGAAGCGGTGGCGCGAAACCTGCACAAACTGATGGCCTACAAGGACGAGTACGAGGTCGCGCGGCTCTCGCTCGATCCCGCCGTGCTCGCCGGGATCGAGGCGGAGTTCGGCGTCGGCAGCCGCTACGCCTACCGTCTGCACCCACCCTTCCTGCGCGCGCTGGGCATGAAACGGAAGATCGCGCTCGGCCCGAAGTTCCGTCCCGTGTTCGTCGCACTGCGTGCCGCGCGGAAGCTGCGCGGCACCCGCTGGGACCCGTTCGGCAAGGCGCATGTCCGGAAGGTGGAACGGGAACTCGTCACGCAATACCGGGAAACGATCCTCACCGCTTTCGCCACCGAGAGCGCGGACCGCGGCAGGATCCTGGCCCTGGCGGAGCTGCCCGATCTGGTCCGCGGGTACGAGGACGTCAAACTGGCGAACGTCGAGGCTTACCGGCGGGAACAGACCGCGCTCCTCGCCGAACTCGTGCAGGGGGACAGGCTCGGCGCGAGCACTTGAGGGAATCAGTTCGTGTACGCCGACAGCTGATCCAGGACGGGGTAGGGTTCCGGCCCGGCCGACCGGATTTTGTCGCCATGGTGCGCTTTTTTGTACTTCCGGACGACCTTTTCGGCGACGAAGCCGGTCGGCTGTCCGGGTGCGTTACTGTCGCACCGGGGTCCGCGCATGACACACCACTGATCGGGATTGGGGAGTCATCGTGATGAGGAATCGTGTGCCCGTCGCTCGAAGACGGATCTTTTCGCTGGTAGCGGCTCTTGTCGTGGTCACCGGCGCGGTGACGGGGACCGCGCAGGCCACCCCGGTGGGACCGGTGGATCTCGGGACGTTGCCCGGGGACGACGAGAGCACGGTCCTGGCGGTCAACGAGGCAGGGGAGATGGTCGGGCTCTCGTTGGCGGGCCCCGTCCCGAAACGCAGCCGTCCGGTCCGGTGGGACGCCAACGGCCAGATCATGGCGCTGCCCACGCCGGGCGGCACCGAGGGGCAGGTCCGTGACATCAACGGTCTCGGGGTGTCCGCCGGCTACGTGCTGACCGCGACCACCGCCGTGCCCGCCCGCTGGGACGCCGCGGGCCAGGCGACCCTGTTGCAGCTTCCGCCCGGCTACCACAACGCCACCGCGTGGGCGATCAGCGACACCAACGTCGTCGTCGGGAGCTGGCTGACGCCGGACGACCGGTTCCACGGGTTCCGCTGGGATCCGGATGGTGCGGCCACCGACCTCGGGACGTTGCCCGGCGAGACCTGGAGCATGGCCGACGGTATCTCCGCCGA is a genomic window containing:
- a CDS encoding NAD kinase, which codes for MSDREVLLVVHPDRDATRDAAREVSARFAKAGVRLRVLDEDVREMLEADGGIGAPCTVMAPEQDPAAGTELVFVLGGDGTLLRAAELARPNGVPVLGVNLGRVGFLAEADSDKLADTVQRAVDGDYQVEERMTVDVVVTVDGEETVNTWALNEASVEKSSRERVLDALIEVDGRPVSSFGCDGVLCATPTGSTAYAFSAGGPIIWPDVQALLVVPSNAHAMFSRPLVVSRDSEITVAIDPDGSPAVLTCDGSRTFDLPAGAAVRVTCGRVPVRLVRLWEGPFTDRLVHKFSLPIKGWRERHAR
- the recN gene encoding DNA repair protein RecN; translation: MLAEMRIQGLGVIEDALLELHAGFTVVTGETGAGKTMVVSGLHLLSGGRAEVSKVRTGMLKAFVEGRFELGGAEGATRIVTDAGAEVDEDGSVIALRAVSVDGRSRAHLGGRSVPVGVLADLSEQLIAVHGQNDQLRLLRPAEQRAVIDRFAGEAVTEPLERYRAVRDEWLAVVAELTERSTRSREMAQQADLLRHGLAEIDAVAPEPGEDTELTEQIKRLAAVDELRAAASAAHAAVAGSADGDPDAPGALGLIGEASRHLTGSEDAVLRELGPRLDEASVLLSEVGAELGSYLETLDADPALLEKVLARQADLKRLTRKYAADVDGVLAWADDARRRMSTMDTSEEALAELAKRRDELAVTLAEHALTLSEARVEAAAELAEAITAEMSGLAMGHAEIEITVERRTVDESDAHAVKVDGRLVHAGPDGVDDVELLLRAHNGAPPLPVHKAASGGELSRVMLAIEVVLAHADTVQTLVFDEVDAGVGGRAAVEIGRRLARLARSHQVLVVTHLPQVAAFADQHLVVDKGTSGGVTRSGVRVLEQSERVVELARMLAGMESTETGRAHAEELLAVAEADKSAPDKPKARRGGKRKKAK
- a CDS encoding YdcF family protein — its product is MKAAAIPFAIAALCCAAFLVSFLRDRRRLRNGFYLFFALLFLGVTFIALLASVSPEAAGFVAVGVILMIIPTVLALTVFLICNGITMLRREGRRLANVLSLLTGLGICALIVFNATVTQLAWEPLDIVRGILNGIVVYFSFLFVCFLLYSIVYGRIRTEKGVDFVVVLGSGLLDGHRVPPLLAGRLNRAKRVIDAEARRGREPMVVTSGGQGPDEDLPESHAMAGYLVENGLPRERILLEDRSRTTFENLTFSAEIMKQRKADYRCTVVTNNFHVLRAALIARRAKVNGQVIGSPTAWYFWPSATLREFVAILVDHKYKNLVFCGLIVLSQVSRAFS
- a CDS encoding TlyA family RNA methyltransferase; translation: MPKRARLDAELVRRGLARSREQASALIAEGKVTVRGMVATKPATGVESGAPIVVRDGDDPGWASRGAHKLLGALEAFTPQGLSTEGKRCLDAGASTGGFTDVLLRNGAATVIAADVGRGLLDWRLRTDDRVVVLDKTNVRNLTPEDLGGQVDLVVGDLSFISLKLVLPALAACARDGADLVPMVKPQFEVGKDRLGSGGVVRDPDLRAESVLGVLAEAEKLDLSLRGVVASPLPGPSGNVEYFVWLTRGAGETDGTDAERFVRTAVLEGPQ